The genome window AATTGAATATAATGGAAGACAAATCATGACCTTGGgtacaaataaaagaaaataagcaCAATGATTCTTTATAAATCCAGTATCATGAAAAGATTACAAGGAAACAGTTAAATTTAAAGTTAACAAATGAAAATGACatgttgaaaataaatatttagtgaAGTGATTGGTgccttgattttttatttacactCATTAGTTTAACTTTtgctaataaacaaaaaaagaaaaagaaaaaaaggatgaTTCGATTGCCCATAAAAAAAGATGAGCATGATTCTCTCTCTTACTCTCTAATCTATCCCCTAAAGCCTATTTCAATGCATCAGGGCCTGAGGATACATAGTAAACTTTACAATTGCATTTCAACTTGAATTATAACAAAGTTTGGCCCCTCCACCCCACATTGATAGTTACCCTGACCCCTTTGGTTCCCCATGCATAATTTGTTTGCACGATTCTTCCGTAAGGCTATCCAATTAGTCCATCATTTAACTCCTTGATAGCCTCCACCTGTAAACCATATTAAAGAGAATGCTAGATCATACCCCCACCCAACCCGGCCACAAATTGTATCCCCACATTCTCAGTTTGCAAGCAAGCAACTCAGATACTTATTATTTATCCAAATCGATTTGTTTGTtaatgttgaaaaataaaagaaaacccAAATTCATATGGCATTGcagtttttgttttctaatagatgttgtttttttttatatatatttaaagtaataTAGGTGGCATTTGGAAGGCTTTATTTaagtttatgaaaataatttttttatttggagaaCTTGATTGGTCATTTAAAACTGTATGGTATTTTTATCTTGTGTGGCTCCAAAGTGATAAAGAAAGAGAATgggttcttcttctttttaatttttattattttccttacGTACGTATAAAATTGAatcctttatattttaaattttcaaaagaatTATCAATCCTTAACTTTTTGAGGAATATCCTTAACTGATGATtatgaatgaaattttttaatggttATGATTTGTTACTACATAATTGATATCGAAAACATTAAACATAAGAAATAATCATGATCATCTTAGGATGATCTTTTTGTCGATAAATGCTCTATTTATAATCGTAGTTTTTGAATGACAAGAATCAATTATTTAGTATCTTTATGAGAATTCAAATATTGTGTACATCCTTTGTAGGAATTATTTAtagtaagaattttttttttatccataaaatttaaatatgagacATGTAACTCCATTCAAACTAAGGTATATAGTTTATGACTCTAGTTTTATTTAGTTTGTTTCAATAAGTTTCTCGGTATAACTTATCAAAATAAGCTCTttcaaaaatacttaaaaataatattttttttatcaaatttatagACTAAATTCTTGTATAATAagagtttattaattaattacataactaaattatttatttaaacgtAGTCATAATAATAAGCTAGGAACTATATAGCTGAGGTATAAATAGGCCAGTCTGCTCCAGATGAAGTGAAAACCCAGTAATTGGTCAACATGAGCAAATTGGTAAGGAAATTGAGCAAATGTGAACTCACTTTTGTTTCTCGTTTCAAAAGATTTCTCTctcttgcattttattttatgtttaccTTTAAAAGATGTGCGTGATAAATATTTTGCATGGTAATTTGTTATGTTTGTCTTGATTCTGTCTCCAACACcatgaaaatttaaatgtattagATTAATATGATTTCCATGACTTTCCATGTTTgatcatttgatttgattgaaCACATTTTTCGTTACGCATATCAAGGTCCTAATTATTGAATTAGCAAGCTAAGATTGATGGAAATGTAAAAACCAAGGGTTGTACGGAATAATGACTACCTCTTGTGTTTCTCTTTTCTCCGGGGCTCTCAATTGATCCGCCAATATTAGTGGAACACATCTTAACATGTAATACTAATATGTCAAATCATCCATATTTTAGATTAGAGAAATAAGAGATTACTATAGATCACCATTTGCTTACTTTTCAAGTTCCTCATCCCCTAATCAAACACCTTCCATTGCATGAACACCTCAATGTGAGAAAGGAATAATTAAACATAGATATTGTCTTTGCCTAAGATACTCAGAACCCCCCGTGCAACTTTTGAATTACAAAATCAAACCCCCTCGatctcctctccaaaaacaatctcataaaataaataataattcaaaatcttcttTCAACATTTTTCTATTAATCTGCTTACTtattaaatggaaaaaaaagatttaaaacatttttatttctcagatattaaatatactttttcattcttttttctataaaatattaagagaattagtgagaaaatattataaaaaaaagatatagaaTTACtgtaaaatgaaaacaaactatcaaacacacacaaacaaaaaataagaagaaaaaaaccctTTAACAAATGACCACCATGGACCATGTATACACATAAATGAGATATAAATGAATCATGCGGGACTTGACAGAGATATATTATAccaatttatttgtgttttactCCCATtcccaatataaaaaaaatgaacgcTTGAACCACATCAAATGAAGGCATGCAGGTAAAAAGGTTCCTTTGAAGGTTAATTTTTCACGATGATTGAAGTCAATACAAAACTCTTGGTCATAGTTAATTATCATGAACGCGGTACATGTACAAGTACACGGTTCATATAGTTATTAGTTATCActcttcaaattattattacaaaactttctttaaaataaattaaggaatTTGACTACTTTAAATGAACAATCATAAAAGTATGAAATTTCAGTCTTAAATGAGAAAACTAATAGatgatatatattcaaataaatttgttaTGCAGGTGCACTTAATATCAATCATTAACTTACTTTATTCTCTAAAAATCAGCTCCTAAATTTAGTATGCACAAGAACATCCCAAGATGATGAATTTGGTACTGGGGGCACATGACATGATTGTTTAGAGAATTTGATAATTATTCTCTTGATTACATGTTAACGTTAAACCTAAAATCACGGCAAAAAAATTGAAGCCACTAATGGAGGGCATTaacttatgtttgttttgtttttgcacTCTAAAACAAAGGTCCTAAAGCAAAGGACATTAGATCATGAAATTAGATAAGACAAGCCAACATTCCAATCTGTACACACAGAAAAAAAGAAGTATTGAAAGGAGTTGAAATGAAACCCTGCGGGAAACAAGCAAAATCTAAtagattttcctttttcatagCTTCTAACATGCTAATTCAACCATAACCAattaagaaggaagaaaaatattGTACACCAAAATCACAGAGGGCCATTGGAAATTGGTGCTCCTCTCTTGATGCTATCCATGTTGGTAGTTTCATAGACAGGTAGACCACTTGAATAGTATCCCAAGTCATAGTTTTGCAATTCAAACAGATCAGAACTTGAATCACTTTCTGCACCATCATCAACCTCATTTAAGTTCTTAAATTGAGTGGTGGTTTCCTTCTCTTCTGATGAGTACTTGTTGTCCACTAAGATCCTATCTTTCTCAAGTAATAACTCATGATTtcccttgttgttgttgttgttccttTGTTTCTCTGATAAGTGTTTGTGGTTGCTATTATCATCTAacatggttgttgttgttgttgttgttggttccCTCTTTTTCTTCTCATCCCACAACAACTCATTCTGCAAAGTggttgttgttgatgatcttATTTGTTgtccattgttgttgttgtacttTGCTGAAAAGGACAGTGCATGCTTTTTTTCTGATGAGAAGGTTCTGAATTCCTTGCAGCTCTTTGTTGGTGTTTGTACATAAGGAGGAGTTCGAAACTCTGAACTCAAGGAGGAGTACAAGGACTTTGAATCTGCGGTGCTTGAGCTTCTGAAATGGCTAATgctgcttcttctccttctccttccaCCAGGGCTCTCATCTTCATCTTTCATGGATTGTGAGCCTGACTttgacttcttcttctttgatgCTGATTGGCTGAAGAGAGAGTTCAAGAAGCTTGCAAGCCTTCCACCTGGAGAGCTAGGCTGCttgttcttcttctccttcatgatGATTTGCTTCTCCATGCCATGGAATTGTTGGGGGAGCAAGCTTCTCATTGGCATGTCTAAGCTGATTCTGGCAGCTCTTTGTCCATGATGGTGCCTTTCTTCTCTCATGATCTTCTGAGTGTAGGTGGTGGAGCCACTAGTGTAGCCAACAACTTCACTGTATCCTGAGAAGTACCTTGCTGCCTCAAACACATCGAGCTCGCCAGAGTCGTTTCGCCGGTGGAAGGACTTGTTGTGATTCATTTCTGGGTCTATAAGGCCTGCTATGGACATGGTGGTGCAAGTTTGAGGACTTGTATTATGAAGTTATGTAACAAGAGTTGAATGAATGGTATGTGTGGAATATGGATATAGCAATATGTAACAAGAAAGGGGGGATATTATTAAGGATGCAAAGAGATGAAAGGGGGGGTTTGGAATGATGGAGAGTAGTGGGGAGGGTCAGTTTAAGATAATCAACAACTCTAGGCATAATTTTATATGATGAGGGAGTTTTGGAGGTTATTGTGTGAGGTCCACATGATGTGAATATGTGCATTAGCAATAAAGATATAAGTGGGGAACAGTGCTTTTTATCCTCCTCATGCTGTTAAAACCAGAGGTTTTTGTTAGGGGTTGTGGGGAGCAAAGAGCTGTGTTTCCTTGGATTCTATATGCTTCTATGGGTTTGAGTGGGAGTTTGCTGTTAAGTGGTTGTTGGCTATGGATATATATCCAATCCAATGGCCATGAGCATGTGCATAACACACAATCTAACCTTCTTTGCTCAAATATATCATCATTATATATACAGAAGGGCAATAATTATTGTAGAGATCCCACCATCATTTTGAGGGCTTCAAAGTCACTGCATATTCTatagcaaaattaaaaaagtaattgcTTGGCAAGTAATTTCTTTTGACTATGATAGATTTACTATGGCCCAGTAATATCACACTGCCTCCTCTTTAGGCTGTTTTCATAACAATGACTTTTTCCATCACGATAATTAAAAGTCTATATAGTCCATTAGGTGAGTAATATTTCAATTTCCAACCACTGGTAGGTTCAAATAGAGAATCTATGGTAGCAGCACTAGGTAAAATACTATTCAAATTAGGACATAAAAActgtcttgtcatgtaaatgtaaaaaaactaaaaatttcaacaaattttcataatattataCCATATCATATATGGAAGGTGATATATCAAGAAGTCCCACCAAAAGAGcaaagaataataaatagtGGAGAGGCCTTTTTCATTGCAAAGAAAGAAATTTAGGAACtacacacacacaacacatGCGTACTTAGTATAATCAACTTTAGTTTGATCCTTTCTAGATACTGATGTTAGTCAATAGAGATGATTTTGGCCCATCAAAGCCAATGCCCATTTCTTAGTGTCGGAGCATATAGTGGTCACAACAGTGGCTTGTGTGTGAGCACAATCACATGAGTACGTGTAACATATGAACCAAAAGAGACACACCACTGGATATGCATCTAAGCCATATAATATGGACTACCAAATATTGTTGTTGTACGTATAAACGTTCATTTAGTCAAGGCCACTCGAGGGAGATGAAGGTGACAGTTCCATTAAGATCGTTAAGTCtagtcaattttattttctacttaATTATCAATGTGGCAAGTTAAGGGGCCCCTTTTATTCTGTAGCCACAACAATTGTGAAGGTGCCGCCtacaaaagtaattttttttttctattcttccaTTTGACAATATCAGCATTGAGATATGGAAAACTGATAATGCCACTTGTGTTATGCCAGAGAGTCCTAGCTGACCACTAGTTTTGAAGTAGAAGAAAAAGCAcatttttgttacatacatacACTTTCTGTTAAATGAAAATCATGCTAAGGGTTATTAGAAACCAGTTGTTCTGATTCTTGCAAGCACTATATTTTGATAGATCAAGTCAAGATAAGTAACTATCACCGTCCTTGGCTGGTTTGCATGAGATTTGATCATTATGGCCACCCTGGAGAACAAGACTCATAGAAAGGACATCGAGTTAAAGCATGGAAACCTATGAAATTTAACATGTACCCAAAATTGTGTGTGCATTGGATGCCCCTTGTAGCGGGCATTTTGGAATGTGCTGGGTTATTTTCTTTGCTTTAAGCATAAAAAACATGAGGCCAAGGTTATTATAGTACGCCGATTTTGTTACTCTATTATTGGAGAAGATCAATGCAAGGCCACAAAACACATAAGGAGAAAATCATACATGATACATGTTCAATTAACTAACTTGAATTCGATTTATATTCTGTGCCTCATATCTGAGTTTTATGAGTGAGTGGCCTACATCAAATAAAAAACGTGAACCTAATTGGACAATGACCACATATATGGCCTAATCAGAGCAAATGGATCAAATCCAACGCAAATAGTAAGAGGTGTGTGTGGTGATGTTGCCCCACTCTAATTAGTATCATCTTCATCCTCATCTTgaacagaaaaatatttctacaaTCTTGGAAGATACACATGTTTGGTTGCTTTCTTTTAATGTGCACCATGCATTCCTAAAGTGATATTTAATGGACATGGTTGCCCCAAGAGTTGCTCATCTTTTAATGCTATTGCTATGTGCTATGTTTGATTTCTAGTGACCTTTTCACCAAAACGACATTGGATCATAAATCATCATTGAAGAGGGGAGTTCTTGATGGGTTTGAGATTTATTGTAGACCCAGTGGAAGTCCCGGTTCAGATATTATCAAGGCTTTTTTAAGACTTATAACAGTGATCCAACAGCACATTATATGAATTCTACTAGTTTTAGGCCCATCAAGGGCTTCAAGTGCCACACAAGGGTCCATTTCATGACCCTACAAATAAAAGGCTTGCTATTGAATTTTGGGACATGGTGGGGttagaaaaacttgaatttGCTCTTAAACCTTAGCCCAAAGTGTAATTCCATCCTGCATGTACTCTCCAATAGGATGCCACCAATATGAACACCCCTTCAATAATAAGGGAATAGAGATAAGATAAGGAAGGAAGTGAAAGAGGTTTGCATATTTGGGTACAAGAGAATGTGCAAGGAACCTGAAACATAACAATCTTCAATAAATCTAAACCATAGAGCATTGTATAACTGAGTGTCACACAGTTGGATCTTGCGTGAATAATAATGTTCTTAGTTAGGACTGATTTTCTTTTCCAACTTTTAAGATGTGCAATATACGTGGCCACAC of Glycine soja cultivar W05 chromosome 1, ASM419377v2, whole genome shotgun sequence contains these proteins:
- the LOC114412350 gene encoding protein BIG GRAIN 1-like E, which produces MSIAGLIDPEMNHNKSFHRRNDSGELDVFEAARYFSGYSEVVGYTSGSTTYTQKIMREERHHHGQRAARISLDMPMRSLLPQQFHGMEKQIIMKEKKNKQPSSPGGRLASFLNSLFSQSASKKKKSKSGSQSMKDEDESPGGRRRRRSSISHFRSSSTADSKSLYSSLSSEFRTPPYVQTPTKSCKEFRTFSSEKKHALSFSAKYNNNNGQQIRSSTTTTLQNELLWDEKKKREPTTTTTTTMLDDNSNHKHLSEKQRNNNNNKGNHELLLEKDRILVDNKYSSEEKETTTQFKNLNEVDDGAESDSSSDLFELQNYDLGYYSSGLPVYETTNMDSIKRGAPISNGPL